One window from the genome of Carassius carassius unplaced genomic scaffold, fCarCar2.1 SCAFFOLD_58, whole genome shotgun sequence encodes:
- the kif5aa gene encoding kinesin family member 5Aa isoform X1: MTDAVAECNIKVLCRFRPLNQAETLRGDKFLPTFQADDTVIIGGKPYVFDRVFPTNTTQEQVYNTCAKQIVKDVLGGYNGTIFAYGQTSSGKTHTMEGNLHDPQQMGIIPRIAEDIFNHIFAMDENLEFHIKVSYFEIYMEKIRDLLDVTKTNLSVHEDKNRVPYVKGCTERFVSSPEEVMDVIDEGKSNRHVAVTNMNEHSSRSHSIFLINIKQEHVETEQKLCGKLYLVDLAGSEKVSKTGAAGAVLDEAKNINKSLSSLGNVISALAEGTKTHVPYRDSKMTRILQDSLGGNCRTTMFICCSPSSYNDAETKSTLMFGQRAKTIKNTASINLELTAEQWKRKYEKEKEKSKSLRDTIQRLELELLRWRSGEPLHCSDESREKVPETEQADADVVKLDGSDETSLDNERSSVRQRERESDSDSSSIVVRISEEERQKYEEEIRKLYRQLDDKDDEINLQCQLAEKLKEQILDQDELLASTRGDSDKVQTELGRLQMESESAKAEVREVLQALEELAVNYDQKSQEVEEKNLHNKQLAEQLSLKMASLMELEVELAQMQEVSSQQRKRIADVLNGLMKDLSEFSSIVGNGEIKLPVEISGAIEEEFTVARLYISKIKSEVKSMVKRCRQLENMQLECHRKMEETSRELSSCQLLVSQHEAKIRSLTEYMQNVEHKKRQLEDNYDALSEEFFMLQNSESHVAEVDGGEKADREAGGKKAAGRPSLYAESRQMQLSHLRDEINEKQRLIDDLTDKNQALELELAHVRSSLSNLKLQDDTKSACLEKLSFQQERNEQSKQDLKRLEETVARELQTLHNLRKLFVQDLTTRVKKSTETGPDDSGGSNTQKQKISFLENNLDQLTKVHKQLVHDNADLRCELPKLEKRLRSTAERVRALETALKDAKQGAMNDRRRYQQEVERIRDAMRLRYPPRRSNAALIAKPVRPGHPVAATSPTSFCSTRASKPATSYSNTVFLQEDKSAPQKTNTVGYSTVRSMDIMSSCPLDVENGNSTDINDNRSDVHCGSMVDDDSRIYIMQQQTAAS, translated from the exons GACACCGTCATCATCGGG GGAAAGCCGTATGTGTTCGACCGCGTGTTTCCCACCAACACCACCCAAGAGCAGGTGTACAACACCTGCGCCAAGCAGATCGTCAAAG ATGTGCTGGGAGGTTACAACGGCACCATCTTCGCTTATGGACAAACCTCTTCTGGAAAGACCCACACCATGGAG GGCAACCTCCACGACCCGCAGCAGATGGGCATCATTCCCCGCATCGCAGAGGACATCTTCAACCACATCTTCGCCATGGATGAGAACCTGGAGTTCCACATCAAG GTGTCCTACTTTGAGATCTATATGGAGAAAATCCGGGATCTTCTGGATG TCACGAAGACCAACCTGTCTGTGCACGAGGATAAGAACCGCGTCCCTTACGTGAAG GGCTGCACCGAGCGCTTCGTGTCCAGTCCTGAAGAGGTCATGGACGTCATCGACGAGGGAAAGTCCAACCGGCACGTCGCGGTCACCA ATATGAATGAGCACAGCTCTCGCAGTCACAGCATCTTCCTGATCAACATCAAGCAGGAGCACGTGGAGACGGAGCAGAAACTCTGTGGGAAGCTCTACCTGGTGGATCTAGCCGGCAGCGAGAAG GTCAGTAAGACCGGTGCGGCTGGAGCCGTCCTGGATGAAGCTAAAAACATCAATAAGTCTCTGTCTTCTCTCGGCAATGTCATCTCTGCTCTCGCTGAAGGAACT AAGACTCACGTGCCGTATCGCGACAGTAAGATGACCAGGATCCTGCAGGACTCTCTTGGAGGAAACTGCCGGACCACCATGTTCATCTGCTGCTCTCCCTCCAGCTACAACGACGCAGAGACCAAATCCACCCTCATGTTTGGACAGCG tGCTAAGACCATCAAGAACACGGCCTCCATTAACCTGGAGCTGACAGCTGAGCAGTGGAAGAGGAAGTatgagaaggagaaggagaagagCAAGAGCTTGAGGGACACCATCCagaggctggagctggagctaCTGCGCTGGCGCAGTGGTGAGCCTTTGCACTGCTCTGACGAGTCaa gaGAGAAGGTTCCAGAGACGGAGCAGGCAGATGCTGATGTGGTGAAGCTGGATGGCAGTGATGAAACATCTCTGGATAATGAGAGATCATCAGTGCGtcagcgagagcgagagagcgacTCTGACTCCTCCTCTATTGTGGTGCGGATCTCAGAGGAAGAGCGGCAGAAATATGAGGAAGAGATCCGCAAACTCTACAGACAACTGGATGATAAG gaTGATGAGATCAATCTTCAGTGTCAGCTGGCGGAGAAGCTGAAGGAGCAGATACTAGATCAGgatgag TTGCTGGCGTCCACGCGTGGAGACAGTGATAAGGTGCAGACGGAGCTGGGCCGCCTGCAGATGGAGAGCGAGAGCGCCAAAGCTGAAGTACGGGAGGTCCTGCAGGCGCTGGAGGAGCTGGCGGTCAACTACGACCAGAAGAGTCAGGAGGTGGAGGAGAAGAACCTGCACAACAAACAGCTGGCCGAGCAGCTCAGCCTCAAAATG GCCAgtctgatggagctggaggtggagCTTGCTCAAATGCAGGAAGTGAGCTCGCAGCAGAGGAAGCGCATCGCTGATGTGTTAAACGGGCTGATGAAGGACCTCAGCGAGTTCAGCAGCATCGTCGGCAACGGAGAGATCAAGCTC ccggTGGAGATCAGCGGGGCGATCGAGGAGGAGTTCACTGTGGCGCGGCTCTACATCAGTAAGATCAAGTCGGAGGTGAAGTCGATGGTGAAGCGCTGCAGACAGCTGGAGAACATGCAGCTGGAGTGCCATCGCAAGATGGAGGAAACCAGCCGAGAGCTGTCCTCCTGCCAGCTGCTCGtctctcag CACGAGGCAAAGATTCGATCTCTCACAGAATACATGCAGAACGTGGAGCATAAAAAGAGGCAGCTGGAGGATAATTACGATGCTCTCAGCGAAGAGTTCTTCATGCTGCAGAACTCAG AGAGTCATGTGGCAGAAGTGGACGGAGGAGAGAAGGCAGACAGAGAGGCTGGTGGGAAG aaggCTGCCGGTCGTCCCTCTCTCTACGCAGAGTCTCGTCAGATGCAGCTCAGCCACCTGCGGGATGAAATTAACGAGAAGCAGCGCCTAATCGATGACCTTACCGA TAAGAATCAGgctctggagctggagctggcTCACGTGCGCTCCAGTCTCAGTAACCTCAAGCTGCAGGACGACACCAAGAGCGCCTGCCTGGAGAAGCTGTC GTTTCAGCAGGAGAGAAACGAGCAGTCCAAACAGGATCTCAAGCGCCTTGAGGAGACTGTT GCCCGTGAACTCCAGACCCTCCACAACCTGCGCAAGCTGTTCGTTCAAGACCTCACGACTCGGGTTAAAAAA AGTACAGAAACTGGACCTGATGATAGTGGGGGGTCTAACACCCAGAAACAGAAGATTTCCTTTCTTGAGAACAACCTGGATCAGCTTACAAAGGTTCATAAACAG CTGGTACATGATAATGCAGATCTGCGCTGTGAGCTTCCGAAGCTGGAGAAGCGTCTTCGTTCTACGGCTGAGCGTGTTCGGGCGCTGGAGACAGCACTGAAGGACGCTAAACAGGGCGCCATGAACGACCGCCGGCGCTACCAGCAGGAAGTGGAGCGCATCCGTGACGCCATGCGCCTGCGCTACCCTCCGCGCCGATCCAACGCCGCTCTGATCG CTAAGCCAGTGAGACCAGGACACCCTGTTGCAGCCACGTCTCCCACCAGCTTCTGCTCCACGCGTGCCAGTAAACCTGCCACATCCTACAGCAACACTGTCTTCCTGCAAGAAGACAAATCTGCTCCTCAGAAAACCAACAC TGTTGGGTACAGCACTGTGAGATCCATGGACATAATGAGCTCCTGTCCGCTCGACGTGGAGAACG GAAATAGTACAGATATTAATGATAACAG GAGCGATGTTCACTGTGGCAGCATGGTGGATGATGATTCACGAATCTACATCATGCAACAGCAGACTGCAGCCAGTTAA
- the kif5aa gene encoding kinesin family member 5Aa isoform X2, producing the protein MTDAVAECNIKVLCRFRPLNQAETLRGDKFLPTFQADDTVIIGGKPYVFDRVFPTNTTQEQVYNTCAKQIVKDVLGGYNGTIFAYGQTSSGKTHTMEGNLHDPQQMGIIPRIAEDIFNHIFAMDENLEFHIKVSYFEIYMEKIRDLLDVTKTNLSVHEDKNRVPYVKGCTERFVSSPEEVMDVIDEGKSNRHVAVTNMNEHSSRSHSIFLINIKQEHVETEQKLCGKLYLVDLAGSEKVSKTGAAGAVLDEAKNINKSLSSLGNVISALAEGTKTHVPYRDSKMTRILQDSLGGNCRTTMFICCSPSSYNDAETKSTLMFGQRAKTIKNTASINLELTAEQWKRKYEKEKEKSKSLRDTIQRLELELLRWRSGEKVPETEQADADVVKLDGSDETSLDNERSSVRQRERESDSDSSSIVVRISEEERQKYEEEIRKLYRQLDDKDDEINLQCQLAEKLKEQILDQDELLASTRGDSDKVQTELGRLQMESESAKAEVREVLQALEELAVNYDQKSQEVEEKNLHNKQLAEQLSLKMASLMELEVELAQMQEVSSQQRKRIADVLNGLMKDLSEFSSIVGNGEIKLPVEISGAIEEEFTVARLYISKIKSEVKSMVKRCRQLENMQLECHRKMEETSRELSSCQLLVSQHEAKIRSLTEYMQNVEHKKRQLEDNYDALSEEFFMLQNSESHVAEVDGGEKADREAGGKKAAGRPSLYAESRQMQLSHLRDEINEKQRLIDDLTDKNQALELELAHVRSSLSNLKLQDDTKSACLEKLSFQQERNEQSKQDLKRLEETVARELQTLHNLRKLFVQDLTTRVKKSTETGPDDSGGSNTQKQKISFLENNLDQLTKVHKQLVHDNADLRCELPKLEKRLRSTAERVRALETALKDAKQGAMNDRRRYQQEVERIRDAMRLRYPPRRSNAALIAKPVRPGHPVAATSPTSFCSTRASKPATSYSNTVFLQEDKSAPQKTNTVGYSTVRSMDIMSSCPLDVENGNSTDINDNRSDVHCGSMVDDDSRIYIMQQQTAAS; encoded by the exons GACACCGTCATCATCGGG GGAAAGCCGTATGTGTTCGACCGCGTGTTTCCCACCAACACCACCCAAGAGCAGGTGTACAACACCTGCGCCAAGCAGATCGTCAAAG ATGTGCTGGGAGGTTACAACGGCACCATCTTCGCTTATGGACAAACCTCTTCTGGAAAGACCCACACCATGGAG GGCAACCTCCACGACCCGCAGCAGATGGGCATCATTCCCCGCATCGCAGAGGACATCTTCAACCACATCTTCGCCATGGATGAGAACCTGGAGTTCCACATCAAG GTGTCCTACTTTGAGATCTATATGGAGAAAATCCGGGATCTTCTGGATG TCACGAAGACCAACCTGTCTGTGCACGAGGATAAGAACCGCGTCCCTTACGTGAAG GGCTGCACCGAGCGCTTCGTGTCCAGTCCTGAAGAGGTCATGGACGTCATCGACGAGGGAAAGTCCAACCGGCACGTCGCGGTCACCA ATATGAATGAGCACAGCTCTCGCAGTCACAGCATCTTCCTGATCAACATCAAGCAGGAGCACGTGGAGACGGAGCAGAAACTCTGTGGGAAGCTCTACCTGGTGGATCTAGCCGGCAGCGAGAAG GTCAGTAAGACCGGTGCGGCTGGAGCCGTCCTGGATGAAGCTAAAAACATCAATAAGTCTCTGTCTTCTCTCGGCAATGTCATCTCTGCTCTCGCTGAAGGAACT AAGACTCACGTGCCGTATCGCGACAGTAAGATGACCAGGATCCTGCAGGACTCTCTTGGAGGAAACTGCCGGACCACCATGTTCATCTGCTGCTCTCCCTCCAGCTACAACGACGCAGAGACCAAATCCACCCTCATGTTTGGACAGCG tGCTAAGACCATCAAGAACACGGCCTCCATTAACCTGGAGCTGACAGCTGAGCAGTGGAAGAGGAAGTatgagaaggagaaggagaagagCAAGAGCTTGAGGGACACCATCCagaggctggagctggagctaCTGCGCTGGCGCAGTG gaGAGAAGGTTCCAGAGACGGAGCAGGCAGATGCTGATGTGGTGAAGCTGGATGGCAGTGATGAAACATCTCTGGATAATGAGAGATCATCAGTGCGtcagcgagagcgagagagcgacTCTGACTCCTCCTCTATTGTGGTGCGGATCTCAGAGGAAGAGCGGCAGAAATATGAGGAAGAGATCCGCAAACTCTACAGACAACTGGATGATAAG gaTGATGAGATCAATCTTCAGTGTCAGCTGGCGGAGAAGCTGAAGGAGCAGATACTAGATCAGgatgag TTGCTGGCGTCCACGCGTGGAGACAGTGATAAGGTGCAGACGGAGCTGGGCCGCCTGCAGATGGAGAGCGAGAGCGCCAAAGCTGAAGTACGGGAGGTCCTGCAGGCGCTGGAGGAGCTGGCGGTCAACTACGACCAGAAGAGTCAGGAGGTGGAGGAGAAGAACCTGCACAACAAACAGCTGGCCGAGCAGCTCAGCCTCAAAATG GCCAgtctgatggagctggaggtggagCTTGCTCAAATGCAGGAAGTGAGCTCGCAGCAGAGGAAGCGCATCGCTGATGTGTTAAACGGGCTGATGAAGGACCTCAGCGAGTTCAGCAGCATCGTCGGCAACGGAGAGATCAAGCTC ccggTGGAGATCAGCGGGGCGATCGAGGAGGAGTTCACTGTGGCGCGGCTCTACATCAGTAAGATCAAGTCGGAGGTGAAGTCGATGGTGAAGCGCTGCAGACAGCTGGAGAACATGCAGCTGGAGTGCCATCGCAAGATGGAGGAAACCAGCCGAGAGCTGTCCTCCTGCCAGCTGCTCGtctctcag CACGAGGCAAAGATTCGATCTCTCACAGAATACATGCAGAACGTGGAGCATAAAAAGAGGCAGCTGGAGGATAATTACGATGCTCTCAGCGAAGAGTTCTTCATGCTGCAGAACTCAG AGAGTCATGTGGCAGAAGTGGACGGAGGAGAGAAGGCAGACAGAGAGGCTGGTGGGAAG aaggCTGCCGGTCGTCCCTCTCTCTACGCAGAGTCTCGTCAGATGCAGCTCAGCCACCTGCGGGATGAAATTAACGAGAAGCAGCGCCTAATCGATGACCTTACCGA TAAGAATCAGgctctggagctggagctggcTCACGTGCGCTCCAGTCTCAGTAACCTCAAGCTGCAGGACGACACCAAGAGCGCCTGCCTGGAGAAGCTGTC GTTTCAGCAGGAGAGAAACGAGCAGTCCAAACAGGATCTCAAGCGCCTTGAGGAGACTGTT GCCCGTGAACTCCAGACCCTCCACAACCTGCGCAAGCTGTTCGTTCAAGACCTCACGACTCGGGTTAAAAAA AGTACAGAAACTGGACCTGATGATAGTGGGGGGTCTAACACCCAGAAACAGAAGATTTCCTTTCTTGAGAACAACCTGGATCAGCTTACAAAGGTTCATAAACAG CTGGTACATGATAATGCAGATCTGCGCTGTGAGCTTCCGAAGCTGGAGAAGCGTCTTCGTTCTACGGCTGAGCGTGTTCGGGCGCTGGAGACAGCACTGAAGGACGCTAAACAGGGCGCCATGAACGACCGCCGGCGCTACCAGCAGGAAGTGGAGCGCATCCGTGACGCCATGCGCCTGCGCTACCCTCCGCGCCGATCCAACGCCGCTCTGATCG CTAAGCCAGTGAGACCAGGACACCCTGTTGCAGCCACGTCTCCCACCAGCTTCTGCTCCACGCGTGCCAGTAAACCTGCCACATCCTACAGCAACACTGTCTTCCTGCAAGAAGACAAATCTGCTCCTCAGAAAACCAACAC TGTTGGGTACAGCACTGTGAGATCCATGGACATAATGAGCTCCTGTCCGCTCGACGTGGAGAACG GAAATAGTACAGATATTAATGATAACAG GAGCGATGTTCACTGTGGCAGCATGGTGGATGATGATTCACGAATCTACATCATGCAACAGCAGACTGCAGCCAGTTAA